One Burkholderia gladioli genomic window, CCTCTTTCTCCGGTCGGTGGCAGCGGACGATACGCAGGCGCAGATCGCCGCCGTGTCGCAGATGGCGCGCCACGTTGCCACCGAAGCGACGGACGTTGCGCGGGAGCTGGTACAGCTTTGCGGTGGCCATGGCTACGTGGAAGGTCTTCCACCAGCGGCACGGTTCCAGACGATGCACTGGTTTGCGATGCTGTTGATGAAGGTCGAGGCGGCGCTACGCACGTTCAGCGCGTCGGCATAAGTCGTTCACCAGCAGGAGATTCCCCGTGAACAGCGAAGGGCGGACACAGGCATCCGCGCACCAGACTGAAGGACCCGGCCAGACGGGTCGAGGATCCGGCTCATGCTGGCTTCGTGAACCGGGCAGCAACGATGTGAATGACATCGCTGCCTGGCTCACCGAACCGGACATCAACCAGTGGTTCGATTTCGGGCAAGGCCGTCAGACGCTTCCCGTGCTTGCCGTGCAGCTCATGGTGCAAAGCGCCCGGCACCGCCTGCGCGTATTCGGACCGGCAGGGCATGAAGCTCCAAGCGGCGTTGTGGCTGTCAGCGATCTGACGCATGCATTCGGTACCGGCTCGTTCTGGGTACTGCGCGACAGCCGGCGGCCCACCTGCCCGGACATGACGTTTGTTGCCTCCGTCAGGCTGCTCCACGAGGTGCTCGAAACCGACCGGCTGCACTGCATTACGGCATGGGCCGCGGACTGCAATGCGCGCTCGCGACGCCTGCTCGAGCGGATCGGTTTTCACCTGATCGGGCTGCAGCGGGATTGCCACGTCATGCGTGGATGGCGGTTTGGGCGCGTACTGTATGACCTGCTACCCGGCGATCTCGCCAACGACTGCGGCTCGGCCGAGGGTGACGCATGAACCCGCCCGTCATCACCGCCGTTGCGGCCTGGGTGCCGGACGCCATACCGCTGTCCCGATGGACGGCAATGGAATCGGCACTACGCGCAACAGGACATCCCGGCTGGGATGCCTGGATGAGATCCTGGCACCCCGACTACGGGCACTG contains:
- a CDS encoding GNAT family N-acetyltransferase — its product is MNSEGRTQASAHQTEGPGQTGRGSGSCWLREPGSNDVNDIAAWLTEPDINQWFDFGQGRQTLPVLAVQLMVQSARHRLRVFGPAGHEAPSGVVAVSDLTHAFGTGSFWVLRDSRRPTCPDMTFVASVRLLHEVLETDRLHCITAWAADCNARSRRLLERIGFHLIGLQRDCHVMRGWRFGRVLYDLLPGDLANDCGSAEGDA